Genomic DNA from Archangium lipolyticum:
CCCAAGGAGCTCTGGGCGGACTACCTCAACTGGTACCGCCAGTTCCTCGGCATCCCCGTGCGCAGCCACACCCGCGCGGGCGCCATCTCCTGGCGGGCCGAGGACTCCTGCTTCGTCATCCCCGTCCAGCCCACCGACGGCAGCGGCCCCGGGGAGACGCTCCTGGCGCGCAAGGTGGTGCTCGCCACCGGAATCGACGGCTCGGGGCGTTGGGAGACGCCCTCGATGGTGGCCCGCCTGCCCCGAGAGCTGTGGGCCCATACCCGCGATGACATCGACTTCGAGGCCCTGCGCGGCAAGCGCATCGGCGTACTGGGGGCGGGTGCCTCGGCCTTCGACAACGCCTCCGTGGCACTGGAGCGAGGCGCCGCCGAGGTGCACATCTTCTACCGCCGCAAGAGCCTGCCCACGGTGAACGCCTACCGCTGGGCCGAGTTCGTCGGCTTCCTCAAGCACCATGCGGATCTGCCGGACGCGGATCGCTGGCGCTTCATCCGCCGCATCCTGGAGATGGGGCAGCTGCCGCCGCACGACACCTATCACCGCGCCCGCGCCTACCCCCACTTCCACCTCCACGGGGACAGCCCGTGGCTGGATGCACAGGCGGTGGACGGAGCCGCCCGCGTCACCACGCCGCATGGCACGTTCACCTTCGACAAGCTCATCGTCGGCAGCGGTACCGTGACGGACCTGTCGCTGCGCCCGGAGCTGGCCCACCTCATCGAGGACATCGCGCTCTGGAAGGACCGGTACACGCCGCCGCCCGCCGAGGCCAATTCGGACCTGGCGCGTCACCCCTACCTGGGCCCGGGCTTCGAGTTCCAGGAGAAGGTGCCCGGCCGCGCGCCCTACCTCGGCTCCGTCTTCAACTACACCTTCGGATGCCTGCTCTCGCTGGGCTTCGGTGGGGCGAGCATCTCCGGCATGAAATACAGCCTGCCCAAGCTGGTCTCGAGCATCACCCGGCAGCTGTATTGTGAGGACAAGGACGCGTTCTTCTCCTCCCTGATGGAGTACGACGTGAAGGAGTTCGAGCCGTGAGCGGAAACCAGGTACTGCGCAGCAAGCGGGTCGTCACCGAGGGCGGCGTGCGCGAGGCCGCGGTGGTGATCCGGGAGGGCAAGGTGGCGGCGGTGGTGTCACCGGCGGACGTGCCGGCGGGCCTGCCGGTGACGGACGTGGGCGACAAGGTGGTGATGCCGGGCGTGGTGGACTGCCACGCGCACATCAACGAGCCCGGCCGCACCGAGTGGGAGGGCTTCGAGACGGCCACGCGCGCGGCGGCCGCGGGCGGCATCACCACCGTGGTGGACATGCCGCTCAACTCCATCCCCGCCACCACCACCCTGGACGCACTGCGGCAGAAGGCGGCCTCCGCCGAGGGCCACTGCGCCATCGACCATGGCTTCTGGGGCGGCGTCATCCCCAGCAACACGGGCGAGCTGGAGGCCATGGTCGACGCGGGCGTCACCGGCTTCAAGTGCTTCCTCATCCACTCGGGGGTGGACGAGTTCCCCCACGTCACCCGGGAGGACCTGGAGCGGGCCATGCCCATCCTGGCGCGGCGCGGCGTGCCCCTCATCGTCCACGCGGAGCTGACGCCCCACGAGGCCCCGCCCCAGGGAGACACGCGCACCTACCGCAGCTATCTGGAGTCGCGCCCCCGCCGCTGGGAGGACGACGCCATCCGGATGATGGTGGAGCTGTGCCGGAAGCACCGCGGACAGGTGCACATCGTCCACCTGTCGTCCTCGGACGCGCTGCCGGACATCGCCGCCGCGAAGCGCGAGGGCCTGCCCTTCAGCGTGGAGACGTGCCCCCACTACCTCACCTTCGACGCGGAGCACATCCCCGACGGCGCCACGCACTTCAAGTGCGCACCGCCCATCCGCGAGGCGGAGAACCGCGAGGCGCTCTGGGCGGGACTGGCGCGCGGTGACATCGACATGGTGGTGTCGGACCACTCGCCGTGCACCCCCGCCCTCAAGCACCTGGACCGCGGAGACTTCGGCGCGGCGTGGGGCGGCATCGCGTCGCTCCAGTTCAGCCTGCCGGCCGTGTGGACGGGCATGCGCGCGCGCGGCCACGGGCTGGAGTCCCTGGTGCGGTGGATGTGCCAGAACCCGGCCCGGCTCGTCGGCCTGACGGGTGTGAAGGGCTCGCTGACGCCCGGCGCGGACGCGGACCTCATCGTCTTCGATCCGGAGGCCACCTTCACCCCCGAGGCCTCGGGCGTGCTGCACCGCCACAAGCTCACCCCGTACGCGGGCCGCCCGCTGGTGGGCGTGGTGGAGCAGACCTGGGTCCGGGGCGAGAAGGTTCACGACCGGAACGAGCCCTCGTCCCGCACGGTGGGCCGGTGGATTCGCCGCCCTGGAGTGGCGGCCAGTGGACTAAGGTAACCGCGAGGAGACCCCTGCATGAACGCACCCGAGGAAGGCAAGGTCCGCGTCGCCTTCGCCGAGCTCATCGACCTGGCAGCCGAGAAGGTGGGCGGACGCGCCCTCTACGCCAACGACGAGTTCTTCGCCCCCAAGGAGAACCTGCTCAAGCCGGGGCGCGGCGTCTTCATCCCGGACAAGTACACGGAGTTCGGCAAGTGGATGGATGGCTGGGAGACGCGCCGCAAGCGCGTGCCGGGCCATGACTTCTGCATCATCCAGCTGGGCCTGCCGGGGGTCATCCGCGGGGTGAACGTGGACACCAACCACTTCATCGGCAACTTCCCCGAGTACGCCTCGGTGGACGGCCTGGAGATTCAAGGCCAGCCCTCGGGCGAGTCCCTGGTGGACGCGGCGTGGACGGAGATCGTCCCGAAGACGAAGCTGGCCGGCGGGACGCAGAACTATCTGCCCGTCGCGAGCGAGCGGCGCTGGACGCACCTGCGCCTGCACATCTACCCGGACGGGGGCGTGGCGCGCTTGCGCGTGCACGGGGTGGTGACGCCGGACCTGGCGAAGCTGCGCTCCGGGGAGCTGGTGGACCTGGCCGCGGCGGAGAACGGCGGCCTCGTCGTCACCTGCAACGACGCCTTCTTCGGCCCCAAGGACAACCTCATCCTCCCCGGCCGCGCCAGCACCATGGGCGAGGGCTGGGAGACGCGCCGCAAGCGCGTGCCGGGCTTCGATTGGATCGTCGTGAAGCTGGCCGCGCCCGGCACCGTGCACCGCGTGGAGGTGGACACCAACCACTTCAAGGGCAACTTCCCGGACATGTGCTCCCTGGAGGGCTGCACCCTGAAGGAGGACATCCTCGACTTCGCCAACGCCAAGGACATCGCGTGGCAGGAGATCCTCCCGCGCACGAAGCTTCAGGCGCACCACCGCCACTTCTTCGAAACCGAGCTGCGCGCCGCGGGGCCCTTCACGCACGTGCGGCTCAACATCTTCCCGGACGGAGGCATCAGCCGGCTCCGGGTGCACGGGCGGGCCACGTGACCCGGCTCGACTGGCTCAACCGCCTGCCCGTCGAGGACGCCCAGGCGGAGTTCCTGCGCTGCTGCGGCTCCGGCCGCTGGGCCGAGGCCATGGCCCGCGCGCGCCCCTTCCCGAGCCAGGACGCCCTGTTCGCGGAGGCCTCGTGGCTCTGGTCCCAGACGGGGCCGGATGACTGGCGCGAGGCCATGCTGCACCACCCGCGCATCGGCGACGTCTCCAAGCTGCGCGAGAAGTACGCGGGCACCGGCGCCTGGTCCGAGCAGGAGCAGCGCGGCATCGAGGGCGCTGGCGAGGACGTCATCCAGGCGCTCGCCGACGGCAACCGCGCGTACGAGGAGCGCTTCGGCTTCATCTTCCTCGTGTGCGCCACGGGGAAGAGCGCGGCGGAGATGCTGGCCCTGCTGCGCGAGCGCATGAACAACGCGCCGGATCAGGAGCTTCGGGTCGCGGCGGACGAGCAGGCGAAGATCACCCGCATCCGGCTGGAGAAGCTCCTCGCGTCCCCATGAGCACCCTGTCCACGCACGTCCTCGACACGCAGTGGGGCCGCCCGGCGGCTGGCGTCCCCATCACCCTGGAGCACCAGGCCGGTGACGGCTGGCGGGAGCTGGCGCGCGGAACGACCAACGCGGATGGCCGCGTGCGCGACTTCCTGCCCGCCGGCACGCGACTGGAGCCCGGCACCTACCGGATGACGTTCCACACGGCGGAGTACTTCCGCGCGAACGCCGTCCGCGGCTTCTACCCGTACGTCTCGGTGGTGTTCGAGCTCGCCTCCCCGGACGAGCACTACCACGTGCCCCTGCTGCTGAGCCCCTTCGGCTACTCCACCTACCGGGGCAGCTGACGCCCCCCTCCCCTCCCATGAAGACGACCCTGACGCCCAATCGCCTCGCCGCCGCGCGCGCGGCGTTGAAGAAGGCCAACCAGGAGTATGCCCGGACCTTCCCGGGCGAGTCCGCCCGCCGCCAGCCCGTGCACACGGTGTACGGCGGCGCCCAGCTCTTCAAGGCGGAGACGGCCCGGAAGATGGGACAGATGGCCCTGGCCGCGCTGCACGAGTACGCCCCGGATGCCACGGCGCTCGCCACGTGCCTGGAGCTGGACGCGGACATCGCCCGGCGCGTCCACGAGCGCATCCTCGCCAAGCTCGAGCGCGAGCCGGTGGAGGACTTCCGCATCGACTTCGAGGACGGCTACGGGCACCGGCCGGCCGAGGAGGAGGACGGGCACGCGGTCTCCACCGCCGGGGAGGTGGCCCGGGGCATGGAACAGGGCTCGCTGCCGCCCTTCATCGGCATCCGCATCAAGTCCCTCTCCGAGGAGCTGTTCGACCGGAGCGCGCGCACGCTGGAGCTCTTCGTCGGCACGCTGCTGGAGCGCACGGGCGGCAGGCTTCCGGACGACTTCGTCGTCACGCTGCCGAAGATCACCGTCCCCGAGCAGGTGACGGCGCTGGTGCGCATGCTGGAGCTGCTCGAGCAGGACCGGGGCCTGGAGTCCGGCGCGCTGAAGCTGGAGCTGATGGTGGAGACGCCGCAATCCCTCTTCGACCGGGAGGGACGGCTGGCGCTGCCCGCGCTGGTGGCGGCGGCGGAGGGACGCTGCGTCGGAGCGCACCTCGGGGTGTACGACTACACGGCCGCCTTCAACATCACCGCGGCGTACCAGAGCATGACGCACCCGTCGGCCGACTTCGCGCGGGAGATGATGCAGGTGTCGCTGGCGGGCACGGGCGTGGCGCTCTCGGATGGCGCGACGAACGTGATGCCGGTGGGCCCGCACAAGCCGGGCCAGAGCCCGCTGACGGAGGCCCAGAAGAAGGAGAACCGCGAGGTGGTGCACCGCGCGTGGCGGCTGATGCACGGGCACACGCGCCACTCGCTGGAGCGGGCCTTCTACCAGGGGTGGGACCTGCACCCGGCCCAGCTCCCGGTGCGCTACGCGACGGTGTACGCGTTCTTCCTGGAGGGCCTGGACGCGGCCTCACGCCGTCTGAAGTCCTTCATCGAGAAGGCGGCCCAGGCGACGCTGCTCGGCGACGTCTTCGACGACGCGGCCACGGGCCAGGGCCTGCTCAACTACTTCCTGCGCGGCCTCGCCTGCGGGGCCCTCACCGAGGAGGAAGCCCGGGCGGCGGGGCTGACGCTGGAGGAGCTGCGCAGCCGCTCGTTCCTGAAGATCCTGGAGGGCCGCCGGAAGACGGACGCCCCGGGGGCGCCTACACCGTCAGCGGCTCGGAGGTGAGGGCCTCCGAGCCCGGCGGTACCTCCGCGTCCGGCGAGTCCAGCAGCACCAGCAAGGGGATGGCCGAGCCGGTATCCCCGAAGCTGGCCATGCCGCGCACGGTGCCCTCCACGCGAGAGCCGTCGGGCCGCTTGAGCGAGAGCGTCTGCCCCACGCGCACGATGGGGGCGCGCCGCGGGATGCCCGGTGAGAGCAGCACACCCCGCCCCGCCAACCGTTGGATGGCCTCCACGGTGAAGAGGTAGCGCTCTCCTCCTCCCGCGCCCACCTGCCGCGCGAAGAAGGCCGCCAGCCGCTCCATCATCAGCATCGAGTGCTGCTGCACCCGCGCCACCCGCGGCCCCTCCCGCTTCAGCAGCTCCTCCATGGTGAGGCCCACGCGGGCCACGTCTTCCCCTGAATGGCGGACCCAGCGCTCGAACATTCCCCCATCCACCTCGGGATGGAAGCGCACCCCGTAGGAATTGCCCACGCGGAAGATCTGATGCGGGTAGCGGGCGGTCGAGACGAGCTCCTGCGCGCCGTGAATCGGCTCGAAGGTGTCCGCCTGCCAGTGCAGGACGTCGAAGAACTCCTCGAAGCCGGCGAACAGGGGATCCGCCAGCCCTTCCGCCGTCAGCGACACCGGATGCACCCCCAGCACCGGGCCCTTCTCCCCCGGGCGGACGCGAGCGCCGGCCGCGGCGGCGAGCAGCCCCGCGCCCAGTCCGATCCCCAGACTCGGCCGGCCCGCTTCCAACCGGCGCGCCAGCAGCCGGCGCTCCTCCTCCAGGAGTGGCGGGGGCTCCGCCTCCTGAAGTCCCAGGGACTTCCCCATCACCACGACCAGATCCGCCTCGGTGTCCTCGGGCTGGGGGGCTCGCGAGCGGATGTCCAGGGAGAAGCCCGAGCGCCGCAACGCGGGCCCGAGCTGCCCGGGACCCGCTTCTTCCCCATGGATCAGGATGACGGCGGTACGAGGAGACGGGGGAGTCACGTTCATTCCGGGAACATTTGCACGCGGGCGGCGCGATGCAGGGCCCGCATTCTCCGGCAAGGGGACCCCGGCACCGGACTCCATCGCCTTGATGACAGTGGCGGGCCCCGGATGTCCCGCCTACCGGCGGAGACAGATGCCGTTGCAGGTATTGGGCATCACGCAGACGCCCGAGTCCCCGCAGCGGGTGACACACTCCGCGTCGGTCTTGCGGTGCCAATCGTGGCAGATGCTCTCGGGCTCGGACGGCTTGAACCCCAGCGCCCCGCCCACGCCTGCGCCGCGTTCGTCGAGGCGATGCCGGAGGGAAGCCGGGGTCCCCGCCTCACCGAAATATCGGTGCCCCTGAACATACCGACATTCCGGTGGCACCCGCCACCCGGATTTCGGTGTCACCACCGGAATATCGGTGCGACAGGTGAGGCCATCAATTCCAAGTGCTTGATTTCACGAGGTTCGGGTCCCTGGCACATCCCCTGCTCAAGGAGCTGCATGCCTTAACCCCCCACGCATCGGAGGCTCGTATGAACCTGAAGTCCGTGGTCCTCATGGCGCTGCTCACTGGCGGTCCGGCCCTGGCAAACCCTCCGCCGCTCACCACCGACTCGGGAGCGCCGGTCGGCTCCAACCAGAGCTCGAAGACGGCGGGTCCGCGCGGCGGAATCCTGCTGGAGGACTTCCACCTGATCGAGAAGCTCGCGCGCTTCGACCGTGAGCGCATCCCGGAGCGCGTGGTGCACGCCCGGGGCGTGGGCGCCTACGGTTTCTTCGAGAGCTACGGTGACTTCTCCCAGCTCACGCGCGCGTCGATCTTCTCCGCCAAGGGCAAGAAGACGCCGATGTTCGTGCGCTTCTCCACCGTCATCCCTTCGCAGGGCTCTCCGGAGACGGTGAGGGATCCGCGCGGCTTCGCGCTCAAGTTCTACACGGATCAGGGCAACTGGGACCTGGTGGGCAACAGCCTGCCGGTGTTCTTCATCCGGGACGCCATCAAGTTCCCGGACATGGTGCACTCGCTCAAGCCGTCGCCCATCACCAACCGGCAGGATCCGAACCGCTACTTCGACTTCTTCTCCCACGTCCCCGAGTCCACGCACATGCTGACGCAGGTGTACTCGGACCTGGGGATTCCGGCGAACTACCGGCAGATGAACGGCCACGGCGTGCACGCCTTCAAGTTCGTCAACGCCCAGGGCGAGGTGCGCTACGTCAAGTTCAACTGGAAGTCGTTGCAGGGCGTGAAGACGCTCACGGCCGAGGAGGCCACGCGCATCCAGGGCGAGGACTTCCAGCACGCCACGCATGACCTGTACACGGCCATCGGCAAGGGGCAGTTCCCGTCGTGGGAGATGAGCGCGCAGGTGCTCGATCCGAAGGATCTGGACGCGTTCCCGTTCGATCCGCTGGATGCCACCAAGGTGTGGCCGGAGGACAAGGTGCCCTCCATCAAGCTGGGGAAGTTCACGCTGGACCGGATGCCGGACAACTTCTTCGAGGAGACGGAGCAGGCCGCGTTCTCCCCGGGCGTCCAGCCGCCGGGCATCGAGCCGTCCGAGGATCGGCTGCTGCAGGGCCGGCTGTTCTCCTACGCGGACACGCAGCGCTACCGGGTGGGCGCCAACTACCAGCAGCTGCCCATCAACCGCGCCCGCGCCCAGGTGAACAACAACAACCAGGGCGGCAACATGAACGCCGCCAACACGAAGTCGGACGTCAACTACGAGCCCAGCATCACCCGGGAGACCGAGGACGCGCCGGCGTACCTGCTGTCGCGCGCGCCGCTGAGCGGGACGACGCAGCAGGCGCCGATCGCCAAGACGGACAACTTCTCGCAGGCGGGCGCCTTCTACGCGGCGCTGTCCGCGGCGGAGAAGGAGCGGCTGGTGAAGAACCTCGCCGCGGACCTGGGCCAGGTGCGTGACGCCCGGGTGAAGGCGCGCATGGTCGGCTTCTTCTTCAGCGCGAACGCGGACTACGGCACGCGGCTGGCCAAGGCGGTGGGCATCAAGGTGGACGACGCCAAGGCCGCCATCGCGCCGCTCGCCGCCCGCTAGTGGAGTGTCCACGAAGTTCGTGGACATAGTCGTGTTGCGCATGCTCCCTCTCCCTCTGGGAGAGGGCGGGGGGTGAGGGTCGTCACCCGCGTGTTCCTCGCCCCGGCTTGCATCACGGCACGCAACCGCCCCCTCGCCGTCCTCTGTGAACTCCCATGGGGTCATGCGCTCCAGGGGGAAGACCCTCACCCTAGCCCTCTCCCAGAGGGAGAGGGGACATCCACGGGCCCTCGGACCATGTCCAAAGACTTTGTGGACACTCCACGAGCCCCTCCCTCCTCCCCTCCCCCTCGAAGTCCTCGCATGGAGTGAATCGATGCTGCGCAAGATGATGGTGCTCCTGGGTTCGGTGGCGCTGGTGCTGCTGGTGAGCTCGGCGCTGATGGCCGGCTACCTGTTCGTCTGGGATCGCCCTTCCCAGGGGCGCGTGCTCGCCGTGAACGACGCGGAGCGCTACCTGCTCGCGGCCGCGCGCGAGGGGGATGTGGAGGTGGTCGCGGGCCTGGTGAAGGCCGGAACGCCCGTGGACGTCCAGAATGAGCGGGGCTTCTCCCCGCTCATCCTCGCGGCGTACCACGGCCACACGGAGGTGGCCCGGGTGCTGCTCGCGGCGGGGGCGAACGCATGCTCCGGCGACTCACGCGGCAACACCGCGCTGATGGGCGCGGCCTTCAAGGGCCACGCGGACATCGTCGAGCTGCTCCTCCAGCAACCCTGCGCGGTGGACCAGTCCAACGGAGTCGGCCAGACGGCGCTGATGTTCGCCAGCCTCTTCGGCCGCAAGGACGTGGCGGAGCGGCTGCGCCAGCACGGCGCCTCGGCCCAGAAGCGGGACGCCAGCGGGCGCACGGCGGAGGACTGGGCGCGGACCCAGTCCCCCGAGCCTCCCATCACCGCGCCCGTGGCCCCCGCGAGGGACGCGGCCACCACCGCGGCGAGGTGATCAGCTCACGGGTGCGTCTGGAGGTAGATGTGTGAGCTGCACGGGTGATCCCCGGCCACCACGTCGGCGAAGTCGATCGGGTTGCCGCCCGAGTCCTTCGGGTAGCCCGCCACGGCGGCCGGCGCGCCCGTGTTGTATCGCGTGGCCCCGCCCGTGGCCCAGTACACCGGGAAGCCGGAGCTGGGCGCCGGGGTCGAGGTGATGGACAGGTTGCCAGCGCAGTAGGCGGGCGCGCCCGTCGGGAACTCCATGGACAGATCCAGCGGGGTGTTGCCCCTCATGTTGTAGAGCACGATGAACGAGGCGCTGGAGCGCACCGCCGCGCTCTTCGACCAGGGTGCCCCGCTCGTGAGCGTCTGCTGGAAGGCCAGCTCGATTCCCGGCTCGGGAGTGGTACCGGGCGGAGGGTTGTAGCAATCGAGCGGGATGTTGACGAACTCGATGATCGAGCAGGACGGGCTGGTGTGCTCGATGTCGGCGTTCCAGGTCCCCAGACCATCGGAGGGATCGATGGTGCTATTGCGGAGGCCCGTGATGCGGAACGACGTGCCCTGGGTGTTGAACTGGGCGTTCGCGCTCTGTTCGTTCCACAGGCCCGTCGCCGGAGTGAACCGCCACATCGCGGTCCGGCAGGTCGCGTTGAGCACGCAGGCCGGCATGGTGCCTCCAACGGAGGCCGGTACCGGCAGGCTCACGTTCATCGTCGCCCCGGGAACCAGCGTGAGCGTGTTGCCCCGGCCGTCCACGGCCGACAGCGTCACCGCGCCCACCGATTCGAGCGCCACCGTCTGTCCCAGGGAATTGCGGGCAGTGAAGTCACCGGGCATCGTGGCCGGGTCGTGCGGCACGATGGAGAACACCACGGTGCCGGTCGCGGGAGCACCCGTGGCGGTGCCGAGGCTGTTGGCGAGCACCTCCACGCGGATGCCGGAGGCCGTGTCCACGATCAGGTTGTTGACCGCGGGGTTGATCTGGCGCACGTAGGCCCTCCCGAGCAC
This window encodes:
- a CDS encoding FAD/NAD(P)-binding protein translates to MLEASLRRDLDRLEYPKRSWVLPRHTRDGQPILDVLIIGGGQSGLAAAFGLMREKVTRLLVVDDSPPGLAGPWKTFARMHTLRTPKHLTGPDHNLPNLCFQSWYEAQYGEEAWHSLGLIPKELWADYLNWYRQFLGIPVRSHTRAGAISWRAEDSCFVIPVQPTDGSGPGETLLARKVVLATGIDGSGRWETPSMVARLPRELWAHTRDDIDFEALRGKRIGVLGAGASAFDNASVALERGAAEVHIFYRRKSLPTVNAYRWAEFVGFLKHHADLPDADRWRFIRRILEMGQLPPHDTYHRARAYPHFHLHGDSPWLDAQAVDGAARVTTPHGTFTFDKLIVGSGTVTDLSLRPELAHLIEDIALWKDRYTPPPAEANSDLARHPYLGPGFEFQEKVPGRAPYLGSVFNYTFGCLLSLGFGGASISGMKYSLPKLVSSITRQLYCEDKDAFFSSLMEYDVKEFEP
- the allB gene encoding allantoinase AllB, with amino-acid sequence MSGNQVLRSKRVVTEGGVREAAVVIREGKVAAVVSPADVPAGLPVTDVGDKVVMPGVVDCHAHINEPGRTEWEGFETATRAAAAGGITTVVDMPLNSIPATTTLDALRQKAASAEGHCAIDHGFWGGVIPSNTGELEAMVDAGVTGFKCFLIHSGVDEFPHVTREDLERAMPILARRGVPLIVHAELTPHEAPPQGDTRTYRSYLESRPRRWEDDAIRMMVELCRKHRGQVHIVHLSSSDALPDIAAAKREGLPFSVETCPHYLTFDAEHIPDGATHFKCAPPIREAENREALWAGLARGDIDMVVSDHSPCTPALKHLDRGDFGAAWGGIASLQFSLPAVWTGMRARGHGLESLVRWMCQNPARLVGLTGVKGSLTPGADADLIVFDPEATFTPEASGVLHRHKLTPYAGRPLVGVVEQTWVRGEKVHDRNEPSSRTVGRWIRRPGVAASGLR
- the alc gene encoding allantoicase — protein: MNAPEEGKVRVAFAELIDLAAEKVGGRALYANDEFFAPKENLLKPGRGVFIPDKYTEFGKWMDGWETRRKRVPGHDFCIIQLGLPGVIRGVNVDTNHFIGNFPEYASVDGLEIQGQPSGESLVDAAWTEIVPKTKLAGGTQNYLPVASERRWTHLRLHIYPDGGVARLRVHGVVTPDLAKLRSGELVDLAAAENGGLVVTCNDAFFGPKDNLILPGRASTMGEGWETRRKRVPGFDWIVVKLAAPGTVHRVEVDTNHFKGNFPDMCSLEGCTLKEDILDFANAKDIAWQEILPRTKLQAHHRHFFETELRAAGPFTHVRLNIFPDGGISRLRVHGRAT
- the uraD gene encoding 2-oxo-4-hydroxy-4-carboxy-5-ureidoimidazoline decarboxylase, whose amino-acid sequence is MTRLDWLNRLPVEDAQAEFLRCCGSGRWAEAMARARPFPSQDALFAEASWLWSQTGPDDWREAMLHHPRIGDVSKLREKYAGTGAWSEQEQRGIEGAGEDVIQALADGNRAYEERFGFIFLVCATGKSAAEMLALLRERMNNAPDQELRVAADEQAKITRIRLEKLLASP
- the uraH gene encoding hydroxyisourate hydrolase, which produces MSTLSTHVLDTQWGRPAAGVPITLEHQAGDGWRELARGTTNADGRVRDFLPAGTRLEPGTYRMTFHTAEYFRANAVRGFYPYVSVVFELASPDEHYHVPLLLSPFGYSTYRGS
- a CDS encoding DUF6986 family protein; protein product: MKTTLTPNRLAAARAALKKANQEYARTFPGESARRQPVHTVYGGAQLFKAETARKMGQMALAALHEYAPDATALATCLELDADIARRVHERILAKLEREPVEDFRIDFEDGYGHRPAEEEDGHAVSTAGEVARGMEQGSLPPFIGIRIKSLSEELFDRSARTLELFVGTLLERTGGRLPDDFVVTLPKITVPEQVTALVRMLELLEQDRGLESGALKLELMVETPQSLFDREGRLALPALVAAAEGRCVGAHLGVYDYTAAFNITAAYQSMTHPSADFAREMMQVSLAGTGVALSDGATNVMPVGPHKPGQSPLTEAQKKENREVVHRAWRLMHGHTRHSLERAFYQGWDLHPAQLPVRYATVYAFFLEGLDAASRRLKSFIEKAAQATLLGDVFDDAATGQGLLNYFLRGLACGALTEEEARAAGLTLEELRSRSFLKILEGRRKTDAPGAPTPSAARR
- a CDS encoding glutamine amidotransferase-related protein — encoded protein: MNVTPPSPRTAVILIHGEEAGPGQLGPALRRSGFSLDIRSRAPQPEDTEADLVVVMGKSLGLQEAEPPPLLEEERRLLARRLEAGRPSLGIGLGAGLLAAAAGARVRPGEKGPVLGVHPVSLTAEGLADPLFAGFEEFFDVLHWQADTFEPIHGAQELVSTARYPHQIFRVGNSYGVRFHPEVDGGMFERWVRHSGEDVARVGLTMEELLKREGPRVARVQQHSMLMMERLAAFFARQVGAGGGERYLFTVEAIQRLAGRGVLLSPGIPRRAPIVRVGQTLSLKRPDGSRVEGTVRGMASFGDTGSAIPLLVLLDSPDAEVPPGSEALTSEPLTV
- a CDS encoding catalase, with the translated sequence MNLKSVVLMALLTGGPALANPPPLTTDSGAPVGSNQSSKTAGPRGGILLEDFHLIEKLARFDRERIPERVVHARGVGAYGFFESYGDFSQLTRASIFSAKGKKTPMFVRFSTVIPSQGSPETVRDPRGFALKFYTDQGNWDLVGNSLPVFFIRDAIKFPDMVHSLKPSPITNRQDPNRYFDFFSHVPESTHMLTQVYSDLGIPANYRQMNGHGVHAFKFVNAQGEVRYVKFNWKSLQGVKTLTAEEATRIQGEDFQHATHDLYTAIGKGQFPSWEMSAQVLDPKDLDAFPFDPLDATKVWPEDKVPSIKLGKFTLDRMPDNFFEETEQAAFSPGVQPPGIEPSEDRLLQGRLFSYADTQRYRVGANYQQLPINRARAQVNNNNQGGNMNAANTKSDVNYEPSITRETEDAPAYLLSRAPLSGTTQQAPIAKTDNFSQAGAFYAALSAAEKERLVKNLAADLGQVRDARVKARMVGFFFSANADYGTRLAKAVGIKVDDAKAAIAPLAAR
- a CDS encoding ankyrin repeat domain-containing protein; translation: MLRKMMVLLGSVALVLLVSSALMAGYLFVWDRPSQGRVLAVNDAERYLLAAAREGDVEVVAGLVKAGTPVDVQNERGFSPLILAAYHGHTEVARVLLAAGANACSGDSRGNTALMGAAFKGHADIVELLLQQPCAVDQSNGVGQTALMFASLFGRKDVAERLRQHGASAQKRDASGRTAEDWARTQSPEPPITAPVAPARDAATTAAR
- a CDS encoding carboxypeptidase-like regulatory domain-containing protein; its protein translation is MMKMMRRSAFLLLPALLGLGCGESGGIPSTLEERQLESAAVSAVFSGTVLDANRRPVPNARVTVNGIVRLTNSAGAYSLSVESSAAGYRLDIRKDGHGPVNQFKLSGELNQVHVLGRAYVRQINPAVNNLIVDTASGIRVEVLANSLGTATGAPATGTVVFSIVPHDPATMPGDFTARNSLGQTVALESVGAVTLSAVDGRGNTLTLVPGATMNVSLPVPASVGGTMPACVLNATCRTAMWRFTPATGLWNEQSANAQFNTQGTSFRITGLRNSTIDPSDGLGTWNADIEHTSPSCSIIEFVNIPLDCYNPPPGTTPEPGIELAFQQTLTSGAPWSKSAAVRSSASFIVLYNMRGNTPLDLSMEFPTGAPAYCAGNLSITSTPAPSSGFPVYWATGGATRYNTGAPAAVAGYPKDSGGNPIDFADVVAGDHPCSSHIYLQTHP